Proteins from a genomic interval of Papaver somniferum cultivar HN1 chromosome 4, ASM357369v1, whole genome shotgun sequence:
- the LOC113274502 gene encoding protein MAIN-LIKE 1-like, whose protein sequence is MVLIGYKESWAKKIYETPDHRDAVRVLRHQSATHWDIFKEAPEVVALVQGLGLWPAIFYAQEEFDAVTNSAFCERFFPETYTFHIPFGEMEITPDDAQKISGLRTDRKNVYSAVYEITWDELYVLAEETLGWLKDKIELEFACATKEVKYVDSSTKKLKKIKFTALKKCFGDTNEKISKGELVMDEVTAMRTATAYLLHTLGSVIFPDNSGNKVNAQYLQLLKDLKRCHKYSWGTAALSFLFEQLGIASRLISRNIGGYFTMIQVWIYDHFSDLNLVKEDDKWVDTFPTSTK, encoded by the exons ATGGTGTTGATTGGATACAAGGAGTCATGGGCGAAGAAAATTTACGAGACTCCGGATCACAGGGatgcagtccgcgtacttagacaCCAAAGCGCCACACATTGGGATATTTTCAAAGAGGCTCCTGAGGTGGTGGCTTTAGTACAAGGCTTAGGTTTATGGCCTGCTATTTTCTATGCACAAGAGGAATTTGATGCAGTTACAAACTCAGCCTTTTGTGAGAGATTTTTTCCGGAGACTTACACATTTCATATCCCCTTTGGCGAGATGGAAATCACTCCAGATGATGCACAGAAGATTAGTGGTCTTAGAACGGATAGGAAAAATGTTTACTCAGCGGTTTATGAAATTACTTGGGATGAGTTGTATGTACTTGCTGAGGAAACTCTTGGTTGGCTAAAAGACAAAATAGAACTGGAGTTTGCCTGCGCTACTAAAGAGGTGAAGTATGTGGATTCTAGCacaaagaagttgaagaaaatcaAGTTCACTGCTTTGAAAAAGTGTTTTGGAGACACAAATGAGAAAATTTCAAAGGGGGAGTTGGTTATGGACGAGGTCACAGCTATGCGCACTGCTACCGCGTATTTGTTGCATACTTTAGGAAGTGTTATATTTCCCGATAACAGTGGGAACAAGGTTAATGCTCAATACCTTCAATTGTTAAAGGATTTGAAAAGATGCCACAAGTACTCTTGGGGAACCGCGGCCCTTTCTTTCCTATTCGAGCAACTTGGAATTGCGTCTAGGTTAATAAGTAGAAACATTGGAGGTTATTTCACAATGATTCAA gtatggatatatgaccatttctcgGATTTGAATTTAGTCAAGGAAGATGACAAATGGGTAGATACATTCCCTACCTCAACCAAATAG